From Struthio camelus isolate bStrCam1 chromosome 7, bStrCam1.hap1, whole genome shotgun sequence, a single genomic window includes:
- the NOC3L gene encoding nucleolar complex protein 3 homolog isoform X2 has protein sequence MNTRKNTKRVPSFRKLLRTSKIKLDNKLKNKQYKQQSAAKKYRKEQKKLRQAVRDAVCRKPVPLEEYKKKHVAEKQDKEEEEDALPLDMMDEDDLKLMEDLAQKASFLTRDLSSNEPVHIKKRKHESVIDKYEKMPRRMQTEPEKELIHLLPIKDKGGIIPQTMEKPVLNVAQDEEEDDTEEMEVAEDPNEEPLPVLTPEEMAAERRRKLQERKIQIAALASAILSDPENNIKRLKELRAMLMEQDPNVAVIVRKLVMVSLMEIFKDIAPSYKIRPLTEAEKATKVKKETQKLREFEEGLVSQYKFYLENLEQTIKDWKQRKLKKSNVISLKAYKGLAEIAVKCLCELLVALPHFNFHNNIIVLIVPLMNDTSKMMSELCFEAVKKLFKQDKLGFASLGVVKVISGLVKGRNYDVRPEVLKVFLHLRIKEVELKKDSEDIAPKKRFMTYKEKRKNLSRMQRKWKKAEEKLERELLEAEASESKEKKLKLHTETLNIVFLTYFRILKKAQKSPLLPAVLEGLAKFAHLINVEFFDDLLIVLHSLIASGGLTYRETLHCILSAFHILSGQGDVLNIDPMKFYTHLYKTLFSLHAGGTNDDIGIVLQCLDVMLAKRRKQVSQQRALAFIKRLSTLGLHVLPNSSIGILATNRVLMHTFPKMDLLLDNESQGSGVYLPELDEPEHCNAQNTALWELHLLQRHYHPIVQKFAAHLIVGAPAEGSGALSPDLSRRPATELFETYSMKGMTFNPPVASVAPRRKDTFSRPDSFLNEELNEQLQQHISETAIRKPLDFAKHLKESSLS, from the exons ATGAACACG agaaaaaacacaaaacgAGTTCCAAGCTTTCGCAAGTTATTGAGAACTAGTAAAATAAAACTCGACAACAAACTAAAGAACAAGCAATATAAGCAGCAGAGTGCTGCTAAGAAGTATcgaaaagaacaaaagaagctAAGGCAGGCTGTCAGAGATGCTGTCTGTAGAAAACCTGTTCCATTGGAggaatacaagaaaaaacatgttG CTGAAAAACAGgacaaagaagaggaggaagatgctCTTCCACTGGACATGATGGATGAGGATGACTTGAAATTAATGGAAGATTTGGCTCAGAAAGCATCATTTTTAACCAGAGATCTTTCTTCTAA TGAACCTGTTCACATCAAGAAACGAAAACATGAAAGCGTGATTGACAAATATGAGAAGATGCCGAGACGCATGCAGACTGAGCCAGAAAAAGAACTCATCCATCTGCTCCCCATCAAAGACAAAGGTGGCATTATTCCTCAAACCATGGAAAAGCCAG TTCTAAATGTTGCACaggatgaagaggaggatgaTACAGAAGAAATGGAGGTAGCAGAGG ACCCTAATGAAGAACCCCTGCCTGTTCTCACTcctgaggaaatggctgctgaaaggagaagaaagctgcaagaaaggaAGATACAGATTGCTGCTTTAGCATCTGCCATTCTCTCTGACCCAGAAAACAAT ATTAAAAGGTTGAAAGAATTGCGTGCTATGCTGATGGAGCAGGATCCTAATGTGGCTGTGATTGTTCGGAAGTTGGTCATGGTTTCTTTGATGGAGATATTCAAAGATATTGCTCCTTCTTACAAAATTCGGCCTCTGACCGAAGCAGAAAAGGCTACCAAG GttaaaaaagaaactcagaaactAAGAGAATTTGAAGAAGGCCTTGTGAGCCAGTACAAATTTTACTTGGAAAATCTAGAACAAACAATTAAAG attggaaacaaaggaagctgaagaaaagTAATGTCATCTCATTAAAAGCGTATAAAGGTCTAGCAGAGATTGCAGTGAAGTGTCTGTGTGAGCTGCTTGTGGCCTTACCCCACTTTAACTTCCACAACAACATTATTGTTCTGATTGTTCCGCTCATGAATGATACCTCAAAAATG ATGTCTGAACTATGCTTTGAGGCAGTAAAGAAGCTCTTTAAACAAGACAAGCTGGGCTTTGCTTCGCTTGGGGTAGTTAAGGTCATATCTGGTCTTGTGAAGGGTAGAAATTACGATGTCAGACCTGAG GTCTTAAAAGTATTTCTTCACTTAAGAATTAAggaagtagaattaaaaaaagactCTGAAGACATTGCGCCGAAAAAAAGGTTCATGacttacaaagaaaaaagaaaaaatctttcgAGAATGCAAAGAAAG tggaagaaagcagaagagaagctgGAACGCGAACTCTTGGAAGCAGAAGCTtcagaaagtaaagaaaaaaaactgaagctG cacACAGAAACTTTGAATATCGTATTTTTAACATACTTTAGAATCTTGAAGAAAGCTCAGAAGTCTCCGCTTTTGCCAGCAGTGCTAGAAGGTCTTGCAAA GTTTGCCCATCTCATAAATGTGGAATTTTTTGATGACCTGTTGATTGTTCTTCATTCTCTCATTGCGTCGGGG GGTTTAACCTATCGGGAGACCCTTCATTGCATTCTCAGCGCTTTTCACATACTCTCTGGTCAAG GTGATGTTCTTAATATCGATCCGATGAAGTTCTACACACATCTTTATAAGACTCTATTCAGCCTACATGCAG GTGGTACCAACGATGATATAGGGATTGTGCTTCAGTGCCTGGATGTCATGCTTGCCAAGCGGAGAAAGCAGGTTTCCCAACAACGAGCTCTCGCTTTCATAAAACGACTTTCCACACTTGGTCTCCATGTACTTCCAAACTCCAGCATTGGGATCTTGGCAACAAACAGGGTATTAATGCAC ACGTTCCCAAAGATGGACCTCTTACTAGACAACGAATCCCAAGGAAGTGGAGTTTATCTCCCAGAACTAGATGAACCGGAGCATTGCAATGCTCAGAATACAGCTCTGTGGGAGCTTCATTTATTGCAG agGCACTATCATCCAATAGTGCAGAAATTTGCAGCTCACCTTATTGTTGGAGCGCCAGCTGAAGGCTCAGGAGCTCTCTCACCTGATTTGAGCCGAAG ACCTGCCACAGAACTTTTCGAGACATACAGCATGAAAGGAATGACTTTTAATCCTCCTGTTGCATCAGTAGCACCTAGAAGAAAG GATACATTCTCACGACCGGATTCATTTCTAAATGAAGAGCTAAATGAACAGCTTCAGCAACACATCAGTGAGACTGCTATTCGCAAACCCTTGGATTTTGCTAAACACTTAAAGGAATCGTCCCTCTCATAA
- the NOC3L gene encoding nucleolar complex protein 3 homolog isoform X1: protein MKPRKNTKRVPSFRKLLRTSKIKLDNKLKNKQYKQQSAAKKYRKEQKKLRQAVRDAVCRKPVPLEEYKKKHVAEKQDKEEEEDALPLDMMDEDDLKLMEDLAQKASFLTRDLSSNEPVHIKKRKHESVIDKYEKMPRRMQTEPEKELIHLLPIKDKGGIIPQTMEKPVLNVAQDEEEDDTEEMEVAEDPNEEPLPVLTPEEMAAERRRKLQERKIQIAALASAILSDPENNIKRLKELRAMLMEQDPNVAVIVRKLVMVSLMEIFKDIAPSYKIRPLTEAEKATKVKKETQKLREFEEGLVSQYKFYLENLEQTIKDWKQRKLKKSNVISLKAYKGLAEIAVKCLCELLVALPHFNFHNNIIVLIVPLMNDTSKMMSELCFEAVKKLFKQDKLGFASLGVVKVISGLVKGRNYDVRPEVLKVFLHLRIKEVELKKDSEDIAPKKRFMTYKEKRKNLSRMQRKWKKAEEKLERELLEAEASESKEKKLKLHTETLNIVFLTYFRILKKAQKSPLLPAVLEGLAKFAHLINVEFFDDLLIVLHSLIASGGLTYRETLHCILSAFHILSGQGDVLNIDPMKFYTHLYKTLFSLHAGGTNDDIGIVLQCLDVMLAKRRKQVSQQRALAFIKRLSTLGLHVLPNSSIGILATNRVLMHTFPKMDLLLDNESQGSGVYLPELDEPEHCNAQNTALWELHLLQRHYHPIVQKFAAHLIVGAPAEGSGALSPDLSRRPATELFETYSMKGMTFNPPVASVAPRRKDTFSRPDSFLNEELNEQLQQHISETAIRKPLDFAKHLKESSLS, encoded by the exons ATGAAGCCG agaaaaaacacaaaacgAGTTCCAAGCTTTCGCAAGTTATTGAGAACTAGTAAAATAAAACTCGACAACAAACTAAAGAACAAGCAATATAAGCAGCAGAGTGCTGCTAAGAAGTATcgaaaagaacaaaagaagctAAGGCAGGCTGTCAGAGATGCTGTCTGTAGAAAACCTGTTCCATTGGAggaatacaagaaaaaacatgttG CTGAAAAACAGgacaaagaagaggaggaagatgctCTTCCACTGGACATGATGGATGAGGATGACTTGAAATTAATGGAAGATTTGGCTCAGAAAGCATCATTTTTAACCAGAGATCTTTCTTCTAA TGAACCTGTTCACATCAAGAAACGAAAACATGAAAGCGTGATTGACAAATATGAGAAGATGCCGAGACGCATGCAGACTGAGCCAGAAAAAGAACTCATCCATCTGCTCCCCATCAAAGACAAAGGTGGCATTATTCCTCAAACCATGGAAAAGCCAG TTCTAAATGTTGCACaggatgaagaggaggatgaTACAGAAGAAATGGAGGTAGCAGAGG ACCCTAATGAAGAACCCCTGCCTGTTCTCACTcctgaggaaatggctgctgaaaggagaagaaagctgcaagaaaggaAGATACAGATTGCTGCTTTAGCATCTGCCATTCTCTCTGACCCAGAAAACAAT ATTAAAAGGTTGAAAGAATTGCGTGCTATGCTGATGGAGCAGGATCCTAATGTGGCTGTGATTGTTCGGAAGTTGGTCATGGTTTCTTTGATGGAGATATTCAAAGATATTGCTCCTTCTTACAAAATTCGGCCTCTGACCGAAGCAGAAAAGGCTACCAAG GttaaaaaagaaactcagaaactAAGAGAATTTGAAGAAGGCCTTGTGAGCCAGTACAAATTTTACTTGGAAAATCTAGAACAAACAATTAAAG attggaaacaaaggaagctgaagaaaagTAATGTCATCTCATTAAAAGCGTATAAAGGTCTAGCAGAGATTGCAGTGAAGTGTCTGTGTGAGCTGCTTGTGGCCTTACCCCACTTTAACTTCCACAACAACATTATTGTTCTGATTGTTCCGCTCATGAATGATACCTCAAAAATG ATGTCTGAACTATGCTTTGAGGCAGTAAAGAAGCTCTTTAAACAAGACAAGCTGGGCTTTGCTTCGCTTGGGGTAGTTAAGGTCATATCTGGTCTTGTGAAGGGTAGAAATTACGATGTCAGACCTGAG GTCTTAAAAGTATTTCTTCACTTAAGAATTAAggaagtagaattaaaaaaagactCTGAAGACATTGCGCCGAAAAAAAGGTTCATGacttacaaagaaaaaagaaaaaatctttcgAGAATGCAAAGAAAG tggaagaaagcagaagagaagctgGAACGCGAACTCTTGGAAGCAGAAGCTtcagaaagtaaagaaaaaaaactgaagctG cacACAGAAACTTTGAATATCGTATTTTTAACATACTTTAGAATCTTGAAGAAAGCTCAGAAGTCTCCGCTTTTGCCAGCAGTGCTAGAAGGTCTTGCAAA GTTTGCCCATCTCATAAATGTGGAATTTTTTGATGACCTGTTGATTGTTCTTCATTCTCTCATTGCGTCGGGG GGTTTAACCTATCGGGAGACCCTTCATTGCATTCTCAGCGCTTTTCACATACTCTCTGGTCAAG GTGATGTTCTTAATATCGATCCGATGAAGTTCTACACACATCTTTATAAGACTCTATTCAGCCTACATGCAG GTGGTACCAACGATGATATAGGGATTGTGCTTCAGTGCCTGGATGTCATGCTTGCCAAGCGGAGAAAGCAGGTTTCCCAACAACGAGCTCTCGCTTTCATAAAACGACTTTCCACACTTGGTCTCCATGTACTTCCAAACTCCAGCATTGGGATCTTGGCAACAAACAGGGTATTAATGCAC ACGTTCCCAAAGATGGACCTCTTACTAGACAACGAATCCCAAGGAAGTGGAGTTTATCTCCCAGAACTAGATGAACCGGAGCATTGCAATGCTCAGAATACAGCTCTGTGGGAGCTTCATTTATTGCAG agGCACTATCATCCAATAGTGCAGAAATTTGCAGCTCACCTTATTGTTGGAGCGCCAGCTGAAGGCTCAGGAGCTCTCTCACCTGATTTGAGCCGAAG ACCTGCCACAGAACTTTTCGAGACATACAGCATGAAAGGAATGACTTTTAATCCTCCTGTTGCATCAGTAGCACCTAGAAGAAAG GATACATTCTCACGACCGGATTCATTTCTAAATGAAGAGCTAAATGAACAGCTTCAGCAACACATCAGTGAGACTGCTATTCGCAAACCCTTGGATTTTGCTAAACACTTAAAGGAATCGTCCCTCTCATAA